The genomic stretch TAAAGTGCTGGTCATTGGCATGATGTATTTGGGGATATTGGCTGGATTACTCTGTTTAAATGCAGCAACCACACTGACAACGATTTATATGGCAGCGGCATTAACAGGAACATTTACCATTGGTGGGCAGGGCGTATTATATGCCTACGGCAGTTTTGTTTATCCAGCACATTTAAGAGGAACAGGTGTGGGGGCTGCTTCTGCAGTTGGCCGCGTTGGTGCGATGTTGGGGCCGACAGTTGCAGGGATGATTATTGCTTCAGGTGCTGGTGCATCAGGCGTCTTTACTGCCGCGATTCCAGGTATTGTGTTGGCAGCGATCATTATGATGTTGCTGTCAAGAAAGCTTGAGAAACCGCAACAGCTGAATCCTGCAAACCAAGCCGTTTCATCATAAGTTCTATCCCTTGTATGAGGTTAAGAAGTGACTTCGAATGATTCGAGGTGACTTCTTGGTTTTGAAGCAAATCGAATGATTTGTTTCAGCATTTTAAGGAAGATGAATCATGCTGGCTTTAAGACATTTAAGGTATTTTTTGAGTATTTGTGAAGAAAAAAGTTTTGTTTCTGCCGCAAGAAAACTCAATACCGTACAGTCCTCGCTCAGTCAACAAATGAAAGATTTGGAAGATTATATTGGGGTTGAATTATTTGAACGCAGTGGTCGGGTGTTCAAGCTCAGCAAAGCGGGTGAAGTATTTTTAGTAGAAGCCCGAAAAACACTGGTTGAAGCTGAAAAGGCACGTAACTATGCCAAAAAGCTCAATGCGAAATATGCCACTGTAAAAATCGGGGTGCTGAATGGGGTAGAAGTTAAAATCCCCAATATTATTTTAGATGCGATCAAGGACCAAGCCGCTTCGGTTAAAGTTGAGTTAATTAGCGATACGGGTCCCGTACTCATTAAAAAACTCGAAAAGGGGGAGATTGATTTAGCCTTCACTCGCAATAATATTCAAAATGAAGAAATGGGCAGCCTAGAGTGTTTGGAAGAAGACCTCTGGTTGGTCTTGCCTAAAAACCATCCATTGAATAAGTACTCTTATATTCCCTTAAAAGAATTGAATGGCGTCGATTTTCTGTTGCCCGCTGAAACGCATGCACCCGAATTAAGAGCACTGGTCTTGGAGATTATGGCGAAAAACAATATCAAGTTAAATGTAGTGATGGAATCAGAAAATGCTTTTGTCACCATGAGCTATGTCAATATGGGCATGGGAGTTTCAATTTTGCCTGACTTTATTCATGGTATTGCCACCAGTAATACAGTCATTAAAAAGTTTACCAATATTAATCCCAAGATTAAGCTGTATCTCAATTATAAAAACACCAAAAATACCGCATCATTGGATACTTTAATTGAAAACTTTAAGAAAATGAAAAATCGCTAGCAGCCTGTGAGTTTGCTTTGCCCAACTGTATAAGCCTCCTCGCGAATATTGGCAAGGAGGCTTATACAGTTAAGGTGATGATTGAATCAAGCGTTGAACGGTTTATTTAAAGGTCCAGGTATAGTCAATATTGACGCGGGTTTCATCTGCGGGTTTAAACGATGCATTTTGGGCAAAGTTATTGTCATACATGGCATAACGCGCTCTTAAACCTAAGCCTTTGAGCATGCCTGTTTGTAGGGTGTATTGCAGATCAAAATCCCAAGAATCCTCTTTAAGCTTAGTGCCACCCAAATGGGGCAGATCGATATGACTGCCTTTGTTGTAACGGGTCATAAACTTCAGACCGGGTAAGTAATCCTTAAAGTCATAGTCATAGCGTAGGCCATAAACCTGTTCTTTGGGGTTTAAAAAATCGGTACTCCAACCATCAATAAAAATCAGCACCTCACCACCAGATAAATAGGGATGTGCAGTATCACCATAGTTTTGCATGGTACTGAAAGTAAGCGTGTGATTATTGTGATTCAGTCCTAAATTGGCAGTTGCAAGCGTATTGTCTATTTTACCTGCACGTGCTTGACCATTTTCACTGCTGTTCCAAAGTCGAATATCCGTGATCAACTTACTCTGATCATTAAGTGCCATATTATTTTTAAAGGTGAATGCCGTTTGATTATAAATATCCTCGGCTACTCCATAATATAAGCCGACTTGGGTGTTTTTAGAGAGATTGTATTTTCCACCAGCAAAGGAAAAAGAATCTGTTTCTGCCATTTTAAAGCGGCCATTAAATGCAGTATTGGTCATCTTTTCATAATTGGTTGAATCGCGATGATTCACCTTGTTGATATAACCCGCAACCAAATCAAAATCTGAGAGTGCTTGGCTTTGCAGCATGCCCCCTAAAAAGGTTTGTGGCAGTAATCGAGAGGGTGAGCTAAAGATTACAGGCGTCCACGGCTGCAAAGTACCCAGTTTAACCTCGGTTTTTTGATATTTAACTTTGGCCGTTACCCCAATTTCACTGGCCGTTTTGGAGCGCTCACGGGTCTTTGGATCTGTGGGTAATAAACCACTGCCAAGATATTTTTCATCTCCTTGCAGTTTCACTGAGGTTAGCGTTTGTACATCTAAACCAAAGCCAACTGTGCCTGGGGTATAACCCGATTGAATGTTGAGTATAAAACCTTGGGCCCAGTCCTTGGCACCCGGTATGGCTTTAAAATCAGTAAAGTCTCGATCTAAATAAAAGTTGCGTGTGGTCAGTTTTACTGAACTGTCATCAATAAAACTATTGGCGTGGCTATAAATACTAAACGTCGAAATGATGAGTAGTGAAAGTTGAGTTTTGTTCATTGTTCGTTCCTAAACAGATGATTAAAAAGTCCTTTTAACTTTTAATTAAATTATAAACAGGCAATTTTTTAATACTAATTCATATTAAAGATGCTGGTTTTTATAATCGTTATAACTGTTTTTTTGCGATGAGTTTATGAGGTGTTTATTTGAGAGTGCTGTTTGTGAATTCTAATTTTTCTGTTTTATTTTATTATAAAAAAGCCCGCCTTATATTAAGGCGAGCGCTGGAAACAGATTGGAACTATTTTAACCATTCTATTTGGAAATTGTATTTAACAACCGTGCTGTTTTAAGTAGTTGCAGATAATCGTATTAAATTCTTCCGATTTTTCCACTTGAGACCAATGACCACATTGATTGAAAATATGCGCATCGGCATGTGGCACTGTATTTAAAATATCCCAACTACGACTAACAGGAATCACCACATCTTGGACGCCATGGATTAACAAAACGGGGAGGTCGATATTTTTCATTTTTTCAAAGTCGAGTGGTAATGCAAAACGATCACGATCACGTGCGCCCACCACTTCTAATAAACGGTCTGAGGCAAAATCATTTTTTGCGGCTTCAAAGCGGACTTTGACCAATTCATCGGTGATCAGTGTTTTGTCGACCACAAACATTTCGAGGGTTTTTTTAATACCCGCAAGTGATAACTCAGGATTGGCATGTTGTTTTAAGGCTGCGGTTTGTTTGGCGCCACCTGTGCCCATCGACACAATACCGAGCAGACGTTCAGGATAATCGAGTGCCATTTGAAAAGCCAACCAACCGCCCAATGAGTTACCGACCACCCAGGTTTTTTCAATACCAGCTTTATCTAAAAAGCGAATCGCATGCTCAACCCACGCTTTAATACCGTATGCGGTCCCATCGGCAACCACAGTTTGACCGTAGCCAATGGAGTCAATGGCATAGCAATGCCCAACTTCAGCAATCTGGTTTAGGTTTAACCACCAGTTCGCCGCAGCAGAAACGCCAGTCCCTGAACCATGTAAAAAGAGAATCGGTGCACCAGCACCCACCTCATGATAATGGGTTAGTTCGCCAGGGGCAGTTTCTAACCATTGATCTTCGAGGCCGAAAAATGCATCAGTTTTATAATTTGGAACGTCCATAGCGCACATATAAGGTCCTTTCAGTTGCGAATAGGCAAGGGGGAGATATCCATAGAATTTGGATACAGTTTCTCCAACGAGATAGCAGCATCAT from Acinetobacter pullicarnis encodes the following:
- a CDS encoding LysR substrate-binding domain-containing protein, with product MLALRHLRYFLSICEEKSFVSAARKLNTVQSSLSQQMKDLEDYIGVELFERSGRVFKLSKAGEVFLVEARKTLVEAEKARNYAKKLNAKYATVKIGVLNGVEVKIPNIILDAIKDQAASVKVELISDTGPVLIKKLEKGEIDLAFTRNNIQNEEMGSLECLEEDLWLVLPKNHPLNKYSYIPLKELNGVDFLLPAETHAPELRALVLEIMAKNNIKLNVVMESENAFVTMSYVNMGMGVSILPDFIHGIATSNTVIKKFTNINPKIKLYLNYKNTKNTASLDTLIENFKKMKNR
- a CDS encoding OprD family outer membrane porin, producing MNKTQLSLLIISTFSIYSHANSFIDDSSVKLTTRNFYLDRDFTDFKAIPGAKDWAQGFILNIQSGYTPGTVGFGLDVQTLTSVKLQGDEKYLGSGLLPTDPKTRERSKTASEIGVTAKVKYQKTEVKLGTLQPWTPVIFSSPSRLLPQTFLGGMLQSQALSDFDLVAGYINKVNHRDSTNYEKMTNTAFNGRFKMAETDSFSFAGGKYNLSKNTQVGLYYGVAEDIYNQTAFTFKNNMALNDQSKLITDIRLWNSSENGQARAGKIDNTLATANLGLNHNNHTLTFSTMQNYGDTAHPYLSGGEVLIFIDGWSTDFLNPKEQVYGLRYDYDFKDYLPGLKFMTRYNKGSHIDLPHLGGTKLKEDSWDFDLQYTLQTGMLKGLGLRARYAMYDNNFAQNASFKPADETRVNIDYTWTFK
- a CDS encoding alpha/beta fold hydrolase, producing the protein MCAMDVPNYKTDAFFGLEDQWLETAPGELTHYHEVGAGAPILFLHGSGTGVSAAANWWLNLNQIAEVGHCYAIDSIGYGQTVVADGTAYGIKAWVEHAIRFLDKAGIEKTWVVGNSLGGWLAFQMALDYPERLLGIVSMGTGGAKQTAALKQHANPELSLAGIKKTLEMFVVDKTLITDELVKVRFEAAKNDFASDRLLEVVGARDRDRFALPLDFEKMKNIDLPVLLIHGVQDVVIPVSRSWDILNTVPHADAHIFNQCGHWSQVEKSEEFNTIICNYLKQHGC